The following coding sequences are from one Microbulbifer sp. TB1203 window:
- a CDS encoding GNAT family N-acetyltransferase, which translates to MIEAVSNKNLEDVLPLIRQYQEFYKVEDICDMRNRVFFSRFGEQSRDGCQFAYRQAGKLVAFATVYFTYTSTIAAKVGVLNDLFTLPDFQNRGIGRELIEHCRHYAANRGAARLQWMTASDNLHAQSLYDSMSTGKSSWYFYTYTG; encoded by the coding sequence ATGATCGAAGCGGTTTCCAACAAAAACCTGGAAGACGTGTTGCCATTGATCCGGCAATACCAGGAGTTTTACAAGGTTGAGGATATTTGCGATATGCGCAACCGGGTGTTTTTCTCCCGGTTCGGTGAACAAAGCCGGGATGGCTGTCAGTTCGCCTATCGCCAAGCTGGGAAGTTGGTCGCTTTCGCCACGGTATATTTCACCTATACCAGCACTATTGCGGCGAAGGTGGGTGTTCTGAACGATTTGTTCACCCTGCCCGATTTTCAAAACCGGGGGATTGGGCGCGAACTGATTGAACACTGCCGCCACTATGCGGCCAACAGGGGTGCAGCGAGATTGCAGTGGATGACCGCGTCGGACAACCTGCATGCCCAGAGCCTGTATGATTCGATGAGTACAGGGAAAAGCAGTTGGTATTTTTACACCTACACAGGCTAG
- the uvrD gene encoding DNA helicase II translates to MDVSQILDPLNDAQREAVAAPPGNQLVLAGAGSGKTRVLVHRIAWLMQVEGASPYSILSVTFTNKAAREMRGRIEELLGVNTFGMWVGTFHGLAHRLLKAHWKEANLPQNFQILDSDDQLRLIKRVQNDLQLDESKWSPRETQWWIGSQKDEGLRPHYINAGGDPWLQTMVRIYFAYEEACQRGGLVDFGELLLRAHELWLNNDSVLAHYRRRFPHILVDEFQDTNTIQYAWLRLLAGDQCHITAVGDDDQSIYGWRGAKIENIQHFARDMHDVQMVRLEQNYRSTATILNAANAVIANNAGRLGKELWTNGEEGEPLAVYAAYNEQDEARFIVDRIDDWVRDGNRRDSVAILYRSNAQSRVLEEALLREQVPYRIYGGQRFYERMEIKNALSYMRLIASRDDDTAFERVVNTPTRGIGARSVEAVRSYAREHGSSLWKAATQMIEQRVLSARAGNALQSFLNLVEQLAADAEDKLLDAIAEDVIERSGLLEFHGKEKGEKGQTRVENLQELVSACRAFDGIDVPEGEEEPPLLNQFLDSAALDAGEGQADEFEDAVQLMTLHSAKGLEFPLVFMAGVEENLFPHKMSAQEPGRMEEERRLCYVGITRAMQKLYITYAENRRLFGSETYNSPSRFIAEIPPELVHEVRLKTEISRPLFNSNYGKIGNLSDPAPDFDDLPPLALGGRVEHPKFGEGTVIQFEGNGPRARVQVNFDDAGSKWLVVAMAKLQPL, encoded by the coding sequence ATGGACGTATCGCAGATTCTAGACCCCCTCAACGACGCCCAGCGCGAGGCCGTGGCCGCGCCCCCGGGCAACCAACTGGTACTGGCCGGCGCCGGCTCCGGCAAGACCCGCGTGCTGGTGCATCGTATCGCCTGGCTGATGCAGGTGGAGGGGGCCTCCCCCTACTCCATCCTCTCGGTCACCTTTACCAACAAGGCCGCCCGCGAGATGCGCGGGCGCATCGAGGAGCTGCTGGGGGTAAACACCTTCGGCATGTGGGTGGGCACCTTCCACGGCCTGGCCCACCGGCTGCTCAAGGCCCACTGGAAAGAGGCCAACCTGCCGCAGAACTTCCAGATTCTCGATTCCGACGACCAGCTGCGCCTGATCAAGCGGGTGCAGAACGACCTGCAACTGGACGAATCCAAATGGTCGCCGCGGGAGACCCAGTGGTGGATCGGCTCGCAGAAGGACGAGGGCCTGCGCCCGCACTACATCAATGCCGGCGGCGATCCCTGGCTGCAGACTATGGTGCGCATCTATTTCGCCTACGAGGAGGCCTGCCAGCGCGGCGGTCTCGTCGATTTCGGCGAGCTGCTGCTGCGCGCCCACGAGCTGTGGCTGAACAACGACAGCGTGCTGGCCCACTACCGCCGCCGCTTCCCGCATATCCTGGTGGACGAGTTTCAGGACACCAACACCATCCAATACGCCTGGCTGCGCCTGCTCGCCGGTGACCAGTGCCATATCACCGCGGTGGGTGACGACGACCAGTCCATCTACGGCTGGCGCGGGGCCAAAATCGAGAATATCCAGCACTTCGCTCGGGATATGCACGACGTGCAGATGGTGCGCCTGGAGCAGAACTACCGCTCCACCGCCACCATCCTCAACGCCGCCAACGCGGTGATCGCGAACAACGCCGGGCGCCTGGGCAAGGAGCTGTGGACCAATGGCGAGGAAGGCGAACCCCTCGCGGTCTACGCCGCTTACAACGAGCAGGACGAAGCGCGCTTTATCGTCGACCGCATCGACGACTGGGTGCGCGACGGCAACCGCCGCGACAGCGTGGCCATCCTCTACCGCTCCAATGCCCAGTCGCGGGTACTGGAGGAGGCCCTGCTCCGCGAGCAGGTACCCTACCGCATCTACGGCGGTCAGCGCTTCTACGAGCGCATGGAAATCAAAAATGCCCTCTCCTATATGCGCCTGATCGCCAGCCGCGACGACGACACCGCCTTCGAGCGGGTGGTGAATACCCCCACCCGCGGCATAGGTGCGCGCAGCGTCGAGGCGGTGCGGTCTTATGCCCGCGAGCACGGCAGTTCCCTCTGGAAAGCCGCGACGCAGATGATCGAGCAGCGCGTACTGTCCGCGCGTGCCGGCAATGCGTTGCAGAGCTTTCTCAACCTGGTGGAGCAACTGGCCGCGGATGCCGAAGACAAACTGCTGGATGCGATCGCCGAGGATGTGATCGAGCGCAGCGGCCTGCTGGAATTCCACGGCAAGGAAAAGGGTGAAAAGGGCCAGACCCGGGTGGAGAACCTGCAGGAACTGGTCAGCGCCTGCCGCGCCTTCGATGGCATCGACGTGCCCGAAGGCGAAGAGGAGCCGCCGCTGCTCAACCAGTTCCTGGACAGCGCCGCACTGGACGCCGGCGAGGGCCAGGCGGACGAGTTCGAGGACGCGGTACAGCTGATGACCCTGCACTCCGCCAAAGGCCTCGAATTCCCGCTGGTGTTTATGGCCGGGGTGGAGGAAAACCTCTTCCCGCACAAGATGTCCGCCCAGGAGCCCGGGCGCATGGAGGAGGAGCGCCGCCTCTGCTATGTGGGCATCACCCGAGCGATGCAGAAGCTGTACATCACCTACGCGGAAAACCGCCGCCTGTTCGGCAGCGAGACCTACAACAGCCCGTCGCGCTTTATCGCCGAAATTCCGCCGGAGCTGGTGCACGAGGTGCGCCTGAAAACCGAAATCTCCCGCCCCTTGTTCAACTCGAACTACGGCAAGATCGGCAACCTGTCCGACCCCGCGCCGGACTTCGACGACCTGCCCCCGCTGGCCCTCGGTGGCCGCGTGGAGCACCCCAAATTCGGCGAGGGCACCGTAATACAGTTCGAAGGCAACGGCCCCCGCGCGCGCGTACAGGTCAATTTCGACGATGCGGGCAGCAAGTGGCTGGTAGTGGCCATGGCCAAACTCCAACCGCTCTAA
- the hexR gene encoding transcriptional regulator HexR, which translates to MKPAEVTQKISEQLSSMRKSERKVAEYILANPDEIIHMRIVDLATEAQVSEPTVVRFCRAVGCSGFQEFKLNLAQQLASSPSFGQIAVTDTDTIAEYKRKVFDSTVDTLLNVRDKIDARALEAAVTVIAAAKRVEFFGFGASGAVAADAQHKFFRLQLATAAHSDHHMQNMSAMSMEPGDVVVAISQSGRTKALLHSMKMVKEQGGTVIGLAPSGSPVAREATIPLEVDVEEDIEIYTPLSSRIAHLVVIDVLAIGVAQRKGPQLQEHLLKLKKGLYSLREDKP; encoded by the coding sequence GTGAAACCGGCGGAAGTCACGCAGAAAATCAGCGAACAGCTGTCATCCATGCGCAAATCGGAGCGCAAGGTGGCGGAGTATATCCTCGCCAATCCGGACGAGATCATCCATATGCGCATCGTCGACCTGGCCACCGAGGCCCAGGTGAGCGAGCCGACGGTAGTGCGATTCTGCCGCGCGGTGGGCTGTTCCGGCTTCCAGGAGTTCAAGCTGAACCTGGCCCAGCAGTTGGCCTCCAGCCCCAGCTTTGGCCAGATCGCAGTGACCGATACCGACACCATTGCCGAGTACAAGCGCAAGGTGTTCGACTCCACGGTGGACACCTTGCTCAATGTGCGCGACAAGATAGACGCCCGCGCGCTGGAGGCGGCGGTCACCGTTATCGCCGCCGCGAAAAGGGTCGAATTCTTCGGCTTCGGCGCCTCCGGCGCGGTGGCCGCGGACGCCCAGCACAAATTCTTCCGCCTGCAACTGGCCACCGCGGCCCACTCCGATCACCACATGCAGAACATGTCCGCCATGTCCATGGAGCCCGGCGACGTGGTGGTGGCCATCTCCCAGAGCGGGCGCACCAAGGCGCTGCTGCACTCCATGAAAATGGTCAAGGAGCAGGGCGGCACCGTGATCGGCCTGGCGCCGAGCGGTTCGCCGGTGGCCCGGGAGGCAACCATTCCGCTGGAGGTGGATGTAGAAGAGGATATCGAGATCTACACTCCCCTCTCCTCGCGCATCGCCCACCTGGTAGTGATCGACGTGCTCGCCATCGGCGTGGCCCAGCGCAAGGGGCCGCAGTTGCAGGAGCATTTGCTCAAGCTGAAGAAGGGGCTGTACAGCCTGAGGGAAGACAAACCCTGA
- a CDS encoding TRAP transporter substrate-binding protein: MKKINWYPPIILGLLALLVITFGALVASRASLGPTQHFSEDGSRETFEWKLVTTWPKNFPGLGSAPERFAKKVEAMSAGRLKIKVYGAGELVPAMGVFGAVSDGAAQMGHGAAYYWKGKIPAAQFFTAVPFGLNAQEMNGWLHHGGGLELWEELYAPFDLIPMAGGSTGVQMAGWFNKQINSVEDLKGLKMRIPGIGGEVLNRAGGTAVTIPGGELYTALQTGVIDATEWVGPFNDLAFGFHQIADYYYYPGWHEPGSILEFIVNKTAFEKLPPDLQEIVRTAARDANQDMLDEYTARNNRALKELVEKHGVQLKRLPADVIAHLQKINDQIMEETAAKDPQFARVYKAFKEFEREVIPYHQISEEAYYQARALEMDSD; the protein is encoded by the coding sequence ATGAAAAAAATCAACTGGTACCCCCCCATCATCCTCGGCCTGCTCGCCCTGCTGGTCATCACCTTCGGCGCCCTGGTCGCTTCCCGAGCCTCCCTGGGCCCCACGCAGCATTTCTCCGAGGACGGCAGTCGCGAAACCTTCGAGTGGAAACTCGTCACCACCTGGCCGAAGAACTTCCCCGGCCTCGGCAGTGCACCGGAGCGCTTCGCGAAAAAAGTCGAAGCCATGTCCGCCGGGCGCCTGAAGATCAAGGTCTACGGCGCCGGGGAGCTGGTGCCGGCGATGGGGGTGTTCGGCGCGGTATCCGATGGCGCCGCGCAGATGGGCCACGGCGCGGCCTATTACTGGAAGGGAAAAATCCCGGCCGCACAATTTTTTACCGCCGTGCCCTTCGGTCTCAATGCCCAGGAGATGAACGGCTGGCTGCACCACGGCGGCGGCCTGGAGCTGTGGGAAGAACTCTACGCGCCCTTCGACCTGATCCCCATGGCCGGCGGCTCCACCGGCGTGCAGATGGCCGGCTGGTTCAACAAGCAGATCAATTCCGTGGAGGATCTCAAGGGCCTCAAGATGCGCATTCCCGGCATCGGCGGTGAGGTGCTGAACCGCGCCGGCGGCACCGCCGTCACCATCCCCGGCGGCGAGCTGTACACCGCACTGCAGACCGGCGTTATCGATGCCACCGAGTGGGTGGGCCCCTTCAACGACCTGGCCTTCGGCTTCCACCAGATCGCCGATTACTACTACTATCCCGGTTGGCACGAGCCCGGCTCCATCCTGGAATTTATCGTCAACAAGACCGCATTCGAAAAGCTCCCACCGGACCTGCAGGAAATCGTTCGCACCGCCGCCCGAGATGCCAACCAGGATATGCTCGACGAATACACCGCGCGCAACAATCGCGCGTTGAAAGAGCTGGTGGAAAAGCACGGCGTGCAACTCAAGCGCCTGCCCGCGGATGTAATCGCGCACCTGCAGAAAATCAACGACCAGATCATGGAAGAAACCGCGGCGAAGGACCCGCAGTTCGCCCGGGTGTACAAGGCGTTCAAGGAGTTTGAACGGGAGGTGATTCCCTATCACCAGATCAGCGAGGAGGCCTACTATCAGGCGCGGGCGCTGGAGATGGACAGCGACTGA